The window GCATCGACAACATGTTCATTCGCGCGCGCCTGCCGTGGATAGAACTCAAATCGACTCAGGGGCTGGACATCAACCTGGATGGCGAACCTCTGTCGGGAGAGAACCTGCGTTTTTCCGCACGACCTGCCGCGTTGAATGTTCATCTGCCAAGCGACTCCCCTCTGTTTACCGAGGCGCCGCGTATTGGCTGACGGCTATGCTGTCGGCCGCGTCGCAGTGGGGAATGTGTTTCTCGCCGTCCACCCGTGAGGCACGTGACTGGCAGCTGAGGGCTACCTTGCCCAGCAACTCACGTTGCTCGGCCTGATCCAGCGGTAATTGGCCGGTACCCGGGTCGATCAGTTCCAGATGCCAGGCCAGCAGCGTCAGGCATTCACCCACCAACGTCTGGGTCTCGCTGCTCAGCGGGTTGTCAACGCAAGCAGGTGCGAGCAAGCGCCACAGTTCCCGGCAAAGCCCGGCGCTGCAATCAATCTGTGCCCGGCGGGCTTTGTCAGCCAGCCTCGACAGGCTGTCGAGCAGGCCGTCCAGTGCATCAGTGTCATCGGCGATCAACGCCAAGTGCGCCAGGCATTCCTGACACCTGGCCAGCAGTAACGGGGCCTCGGCGATGAAGTCCGGGTGCGTTGTCGGCCAGTCTGTACCGTTGAGCATGCTTTCTCTCCATCACATCATGGATAACGAGCGGGGTCCGCTTGGGCCTTGAACGTTAATGTGTAGCCGAAGAGAAAATCTGTAGGGCGCTTCTGAAAATGCGGGAAATGCGGACAACACGGTCCTTGTAGGCGCTGGCGAACACCAGGAAACGGTATTTCAACCCGCCGGGCTGAATCATGTTGATAAGCGCTGAGTCGAGTGTGATGCTAATGCGCCACTAATGTCGTCGCGCGGCATTTCATAACAATTAAGGTCCTGCCCGTTTCAGC of the Paucimonas lemoignei genome contains:
- a CDS encoding putative CheA signal transduction histidine kinase, which codes for MLNGTDWPTTHPDFIAEAPLLLARCQECLAHLALIADDTDALDGLLDSLSRLADKARRAQIDCSAGLCRELWRLLAPACVDNPLSSETQTLVGECLTLLAWHLELIDPGTGQLPLDQAEQRELLGKVALSCQSRASRVDGEKHIPHCDAADSIAVSQYAAPR